The genomic DNA GCCAACGACTTCGTCTACCAGTGGGAGTCCTCGCACGACTACAATGCGGGCGAGAAACTCGAAGCCATCGAAGCATCGCTGCTGCTGATCAATTCCGCCGACGACGAGCGCAATCCGCCGGAGACTGGCATCACCGACGCAGCGATGAAGCGGGTCAAGAACGGCAAGCTGTATCTCATCCCGGCAAGCACCGAGACGCGCGGCCACGGCACTACGGGCAATGCCAAATTCTACGTCGAGCAGGTCCGGCAATTGTTGCAGACCGCCCCGCAGCGGACGATGTAATGCGAGCAGCAAGACGGCATGTCGAAATCCCGCTTTCGCAAGTCTGCACTCGCGCTTCCCGGCGTCATCGAGGGCGAACATCACGGTCATGCCGACTTCCGCATCGGCAAGCGCGTGTTCGCGACGCTGGGTTATCCCGATGACACATGGGGCATGGTGAAGCTTACGCCGGACCAGCAGGCCATGCTCGTCGACGCCGAACCGGAGCTGTTTCGTCCGGTCCCTGGCGCCTGGGGCAAGAGCGGCAGCACGAATGTGAAACTCGCGAAGATCGATCCGACGACGTTGCGGAGCGCGCTTGATATGGCCTGGCGCAACGTTGTACCGAAATCGCTGCTCGCGTCGATCGAGACGCGATCGCGAAGCTGATACCGCATCGCATCATGCGCGGCGCCCCCTGCGCCGCATATTATTTGGGCATGCAATGCGCCGATAGCTCGGGCTTAATCGCGTCAACGATGGAATCGACGCGAGCAGGACTCGCACGCGAAGATCAGGCCACGACGAGGAGGGATCGCATGCACAGGCTCGCACTGTGCGTCTGGCTGATCGCGATGACGGCGCTGACCGGCGCCGCACTCGGGTTCGACAACGGTCAATACGACCACGTCCCGCCCGACATCCGCGCCTGGTTCAAGAGCGTCATCGCGCCGAACGGCGTGCCCTGCTGCGACGTCTCCGACGGCCATCGCACCGACTATGATGTGCGCGGCGGCGCCTATTGGGTGCCGATCGAAGGACAATGGATGGAGGTGCCCGACCGCGCCATCATCCGCGACCGCGGCAATCCGGTCGGCCAGGCCGTGGTGTGGTACGTCCACCACCGTGGCGCCATCATCATCAGCTGCTTCGTGCCGGCGGATGCGGTCTAGCCGCGCGATGGCGCGTCAGTGCCGCGCGTGGTAGTTCGAGCGATGGCTTCTGAACCCGACCGCAGGCGCGCGGTGATGCGCTTCGCTCTTGCCGCACTCTACGTCGCTGCGGGGTTTGCGCATCTGGCCGTCCCCGACAAGTTTCTCGCGATCGCGCCGTCCTGGGTTCCCTTCCCGATAGAGGTCATTCTCGTCACCGGCATTTGTGAGATTGCGGGCTCGATTGCATTGCTGATGACGCCGCTGCGCTGGTGGGCAGGCGTGGCGCTCGCGCTCTATGCGCTTTGCCTTTGGCCTGCGAACATCAAGCACGCGCTGGAGGGTATCGACGTTCCGCCCATCCCCAATAGCTGGCTTTACCATGGTCCGCGCCTGGCGCTTCAGCCCGTGCTGATCTGGTGGGCACTCTACTGCGCCGACGTGATCGCATGGCCATGGCGGCGACAAAAGGGATAGCGGGGCGGCCGGAGAATGATAGTCTCGGCACGTCAATCAAGGAGACCTTCGTGACCCAGCTTTGCGCCGAAGACCTCGCCACCATCTATGCCAAGCCGAGCCCGCGCGTGATCGCAAAGGCGCGTCCCGCGATCGACGCGCACGCGAAGAAATTCATCGAGATGTCGCCATTCTGCGTGCTCGCGACATCGGGAGCGGACGGCAGCGTCGATGCCTCGCCGCGCGGCGGCGGCATCGGCTTCGTCCACGTCGCCGGCCCCAATCAGCTGTTGATGCCCGACCGCTCCGGCAACAACCGGATCGACAGCTTCCGCAACGTCGTCGAAGGCTCGGGCTTCGTGCAGCTGTTGTTCTTCGTCCCAGGGATCGACGAGACGCTGCGCGTCGGCGGTCGCGGCACGCTGTCGGCCGATCCGGATCTGCTTGCCTCCATGGTGGAGTTCGGCAAGCCGCCGCGCGCGGCGCTGAACGTTGCCGTCAGCGAAGTCTATTTCCACTGCGGCAAGGCGCTGATGCGCTCGAAGCTGTGGTCGTCGGAAAAGGTGCAGCGCTCGGTGATGCCGAGCATCGTGACGGTCATTCACGACCAGACCGGCCTCGGCGAGCCGGCCAGCCAGGAAACCGTGGAAGAAATCTACAAGACGCAGTTGTAGCTGAAGCTCAGTTCAGCGGTGGAGCAACAGCCACGGTGTCGTCCGGGCGAACGCCGGGTCCCATAACCCCGCAGAGGCGTTTGGCGAGGACTTGCAGTGAAGAGCCTATCCGGCGGTACGAACACCGCCACGTGCAGATCGATCGCTCGGTGTAGATCCCCGCGTTCGCGGGGACGACACTGGAGTATGCGGCGAAAGCCGGAGCTTAGTGCCCCTCGCCCTCGAGCCCACCGACGTGCTTCTGGGTGTAGAGCTCGAGGCCGATGCGGCCGATCAGGTCGAGCTGGGTTTCGAGGAAGTCGATGTGGTGCTCCTCGTCGCTCATCAGCTTCTCGAACAGGTCACGCGTGACGTAGTCCTTGGCGCCGTGGCAATAGGTGGCCGCTTCCTGATAGAGCGCCCGCGCGCTCATCTCGGCGGCGAGATCGCACTCGATGATCTCCTTGACGTTCTGGCCGATGCGCAGGGGATCGAGCACCTGCATGTTCGGGAAACCGTCGAGGAACAGGATGCGCGCAGTCAGCTTGTCGGCATGCTCCATCTCCTCGATGGACTCCTTGCGCCAGACCTTGGCCATGTCGAGCAGGCCCCAATTGTCGAGGAAGCGGTAGTGCAGCCAGTACTGGTTGATCGCAGTCAGTTCGTGACGCAGCGCCTTGTTGAGATAGTCGATAACTTTTGCGTCGCCCTGCATGGTTCACTCCAGCTCTTGCATTCCAAATCGGCCCCGACCGAATTTAGAACGCTTCTAAGTCAGTTTACGGATGAGGGCAACTGGCCACGCGGACGCAGCCGGGGAAAAGCGCAGCCAATCCGAAGGGAAGATTTTAGCAGGCCGCGAGGGCGAACTGGGCGGGCTCCGCCGTCTCGTCGTTGGCGGCCACGGTGTGGCTGTGCGGGCAGCCGGCACAGCAGGACTGGGCGCAGGGGCCAAGGGCTTCGTCGATGATGGTCTTGATCGTTCGCGCACAGCGGCCGCATTCGGCGTTGCAGCCGAGGCATCCATAGACTTGTTTGGCGTGGCGCACGGCGTCGTCGGACTCGGCGACGGCGGCGCGGATGTCGACATCGCTCAGCACGTTACAGGAACAAACGATCATGGAAGCAGCAGGCCCCTCGGTGATGCGTCATCATCGATATTTAACGGGCCGGCCGGATGCAAAAGGAAAAACCGGTATTTGAAGCTATTCCAAACTGGCCCGAAAGCAGCTTAGAACGGCCCTAAATTACGGCGTTGCGCTGGATCAAGATTTGAGAGGATCTAATCGCCGCCGCCTCCCCCGCCGTCGCCGCCGCTGCCTCCGCAATCACCGCCACTGCTGCCGCTATCGTTGCTGGAGCAACTGCCACCGTCGTTCGAGCTGCCCGAACTGTCGCTTGAG from Bradyrhizobium sp. CCBAU 53351 includes the following:
- the bfr gene encoding bacterioferritin, whose translation is MQGDAKVIDYLNKALRHELTAINQYWLHYRFLDNWGLLDMAKVWRKESIEEMEHADKLTARILFLDGFPNMQVLDPLRIGQNVKEIIECDLAAEMSARALYQEAATYCHGAKDYVTRDLFEKLMSDEEHHIDFLETQLDLIGRIGLELYTQKHVGGLEGEGH
- a CDS encoding MSMEG_1061 family FMN-dependent PPOX-type flavoprotein, giving the protein MTQLCAEDLATIYAKPSPRVIAKARPAIDAHAKKFIEMSPFCVLATSGADGSVDASPRGGGIGFVHVAGPNQLLMPDRSGNNRIDSFRNVVEGSGFVQLLFFVPGIDETLRVGGRGTLSADPDLLASMVEFGKPPRAALNVAVSEVYFHCGKALMRSKLWSSEKVQRSVMPSIVTVIHDQTGLGEPASQETVEEIYKTQL
- a CDS encoding DoxX family protein; this translates as MRFALAALYVAAGFAHLAVPDKFLAIAPSWVPFPIEVILVTGICEIAGSIALLMTPLRWWAGVALALYALCLWPANIKHALEGIDVPPIPNSWLYHGPRLALQPVLIWWALYCADVIAWPWRRQKG
- a CDS encoding bacterioferritin-associated ferredoxin, coding for MIVCSCNVLSDVDIRAAVAESDDAVRHAKQVYGCLGCNAECGRCARTIKTIIDEALGPCAQSCCAGCPHSHTVAANDETAEPAQFALAAC
- a CDS encoding MmcQ/YjbR family DNA-binding protein; this translates as MSKSRFRKSALALPGVIEGEHHGHADFRIGKRVFATLGYPDDTWGMVKLTPDQQAMLVDAEPELFRPVPGAWGKSGSTNVKLAKIDPTTLRSALDMAWRNVVPKSLLASIETRSRS